A single window of Granulicella mallensis MP5ACTX8 DNA harbors:
- a CDS encoding L,D-transpeptidase, producing MESRESRRKFIWYVAGGFASISTYAPSIWEQVSSPLASNLADGIQALKPGQYLWAPMVAPSGSVLAVISLTSQRVYVYRNGVLIGAATASTGKPGHQTPTGVFTVLQKQVHHKSNLYDSAPMPYMQRLTWSGVAMHAGNLPGYPASHGCIRMPLVFAKLLYGTTERGMTVVITDLDAVPRLAPTPDLLQSEAATKAEDAGGAIWEPQKSLSGPVSVILSAPDHRLVVLRNGILIGSAPVTIAGAVSETTAYSLSKVDPQGFHWLQLPLPGQSWEGNRELPASERARVTMPDAFRKALDGVLTPGVTLVVTADSLLASSTGKTLTVLESEP from the coding sequence GTGGAATCAAGAGAATCCAGACGAAAGTTCATCTGGTATGTCGCCGGCGGGTTTGCGTCCATAAGCACGTATGCACCATCGATATGGGAGCAGGTCTCCAGCCCTTTGGCTTCGAATCTGGCGGATGGCATTCAGGCACTAAAGCCAGGACAGTATCTTTGGGCTCCGATGGTCGCACCATCTGGATCAGTACTGGCTGTGATCAGCCTTACGTCTCAGCGTGTCTATGTCTATCGCAATGGCGTTCTAATCGGCGCAGCCACGGCTTCGACGGGAAAGCCTGGCCATCAGACACCAACGGGCGTGTTCACGGTCCTGCAAAAGCAGGTGCATCACAAATCCAATCTCTATGACTCCGCACCGATGCCATACATGCAGCGCCTGACGTGGTCAGGCGTTGCGATGCACGCGGGAAACTTACCCGGATATCCAGCGTCACACGGTTGCATCCGAATGCCGCTGGTCTTTGCGAAGCTCTTGTACGGAACGACTGAGCGGGGGATGACCGTGGTGATCACTGACTTGGACGCAGTTCCTCGACTGGCTCCAACTCCGGATTTATTGCAGAGCGAGGCTGCGACGAAAGCGGAAGATGCGGGCGGCGCTATCTGGGAACCTCAGAAGTCCCTATCAGGTCCTGTATCTGTCATCTTGAGCGCACCAGACCATCGATTGGTTGTTCTTCGCAACGGGATTTTAATCGGCTCTGCGCCAGTGACTATCGCGGGCGCGGTGTCTGAAACAACGGCCTACAGTCTTTCGAAGGTAGATCCACAGGGATTCCATTGGTTGCAATTGCCGCTTCCCGGACAAAGCTGGGAGGGGAATCGTGAGCTTCCGGCCTCAGAGCGCGCAAGAGTAACAATGCCCGATGCTTTCCGTAAAGCGCTAGACGGCGTACTCACGCCTGGCGTGACCCTGGTTGTCACCGCCGATTCTCTCCTCGCTAGTTCCACCGGGAAAACCTTGACTGTGCTTGAGTCCGAGCCGTAG